A section of the Metabacillus endolithicus genome encodes:
- a CDS encoding MDR family MFS transporter: protein MNQSIQTGKYNRKILITLLLVGTFIAVLNQTILITALPQIMVDFKIDANKAQWLITSFMLTNGIIVPISAFLIARFTTKQLFFTAVATFLIGTLLGGISLNFTMLLIARFIQAVGAGIMMPLVSNIILLITPKENRGSAMGLVVLVICFAPAIGPAIAGGIVDVLSWRYLFYGTFPLTLIVFICAIFTLENVTETNKNEKIDVISIILSAVAFTGILYGLSLAGSLGWGSVKTIGWVIAGVVALWVLVVKQLKLSQPMIEFRVFKYNTFTVSAILVSIAFGTLFGTETIIPLYTQNVEGVSALTSGLILLPGAALMGIMSPFVGRITDKIGVKYLVVLGFIVITVSTIPLAIIGIEKSITFIVIFYTLRMIGTGLLMAPIQTGAMNAIPQYLFRHGVAVYSTLTSIAGSVGISIIVSLYTSISNNGDLNTLESEKYAMGITFMVITIISGVGLLLALKLKKEKTQEKIEDNVEMSS, encoded by the coding sequence ATGAATCAATCTATACAAACAGGTAAATATAACAGAAAAATATTAATTACTTTGCTACTAGTAGGTACCTTTATTGCAGTATTGAATCAAACAATTTTAATAACGGCGTTACCGCAAATTATGGTTGATTTTAAAATCGATGCAAATAAGGCGCAGTGGTTAATTACATCGTTTATGTTAACAAATGGTATCATTGTTCCTATTTCAGCTTTTTTAATAGCAAGGTTTACAACTAAGCAGTTATTTTTTACTGCAGTTGCCACTTTTTTAATAGGAACTCTTCTTGGAGGGATTTCTTTAAATTTTACAATGCTACTTATTGCTCGTTTTATTCAGGCAGTAGGTGCTGGAATCATGATGCCTTTAGTTTCTAATATCATATTACTGATAACACCTAAAGAAAACCGTGGAAGTGCAATGGGGTTAGTTGTTTTAGTTATTTGCTTTGCACCTGCGATAGGACCTGCCATTGCTGGTGGAATTGTTGATGTTTTATCATGGAGATACCTATTTTATGGAACATTTCCACTAACACTTATTGTTTTTATTTGTGCTATTTTTACGTTGGAAAATGTGACTGAAACAAATAAAAATGAAAAAATAGATGTTATATCAATTATATTGTCTGCGGTTGCTTTCACAGGAATTCTATATGGACTAAGTCTTGCTGGATCATTAGGTTGGGGAAGCGTTAAAACGATTGGATGGGTTATTGCAGGTGTTGTAGCATTATGGGTGTTAGTAGTAAAACAATTAAAATTATCCCAGCCAATGATTGAATTTAGAGTATTTAAATACAATACGTTTACTGTCTCCGCAATATTAGTTTCAATTGCTTTCGGAACATTGTTTGGTACTGAGACAATTATTCCTTTATATACTCAAAATGTAGAAGGAGTTTCAGCACTTACTTCTGGTTTAATTCTCCTTCCCGGGGCAGCATTAATGGGAATAATGTCACCATTTGTAGGGCGTATAACGGATAAAATTGGTGTTAAGTATCTCGTGGTACTAGGTTTTATTGTCATCACAGTTTCGACGATACCTTTAGCTATAATTGGTATAGAAAAATCTATTACATTTATTGTTATTTTTTATACATTAAGAATGATCGGAACGGGCTTGTTAATGGCGCCTATCCAAACAGGTGCTATGAATGCTATACCTCAGTATTTATTTAGACATGGTGTTGCAGTTTATAGCACATTGACTTCAATTGCGGGTTCAGTTGGAATATCAATAATCGTCAGTTTATATACAAGTATATCTAACAATGGAGATCTTAATACTCTAGAATCAGAAAAATATGCAATGGGAATTACGTTTATGGTTATTACAATCATAAGTGGGGTCGGTTTATTATTGGCACTTAAACTGAAAAAAGAAAAAACACAAGAAAAAATAGAAGATAACGTTGAAATGAGTTCTTAA
- a CDS encoding sugar phosphate isomerase/epimerase family protein — MKFGCSLEMINMRITEPGYTNKLTKKYWIELFKFASAVGFKGVELPYNPYTNDGIAFNMTRSGMPINKYAVNTKYGSVNSFMEILADVGIEQITGVHISAQDSLLELITTGQDPRKVFEKFEAAAEEAIGFLEEVDGKGLVISPTPELGLLHHLMGSKGENWEPSFLSKAADTINKIGKMASKSGVQASIKNEFWSLVRGNQLDRFMDELDSQHIFYSPDLAHLSIANENPVEVVKKYHDKLNFIRFSDTRFVDLEDNYKKPNPEIPKVGAQRVFCDLGDGKVDLQGVYHALTDTSYDGWVICESKKTLNVYKALLKMRWYIDNKLLKS, encoded by the coding sequence ATGAAATTTGGTTGTAGCTTAGAGATGATCAACATGCGTATAACTGAACCTGGTTATACAAATAAATTAACAAAGAAGTATTGGATTGAATTGTTTAAGTTTGCTTCTGCAGTAGGCTTTAAGGGGGTAGAACTCCCATATAATCCTTATACAAATGACGGTATAGCTTTTAATATGACTAGAAGTGGAATGCCTATAAACAAGTATGCGGTAAATACAAAGTATGGTTCTGTAAATTCTTTTATGGAAATACTCGCTGATGTTGGCATTGAGCAAATTACAGGAGTGCATATCAGTGCGCAAGATTCCTTACTCGAATTAATAACAACGGGGCAAGATCCTAGAAAAGTGTTTGAAAAATTCGAAGCCGCTGCAGAAGAAGCCATTGGATTTCTTGAAGAGGTTGATGGAAAGGGACTAGTGATCTCTCCAACACCAGAGTTAGGATTACTTCATCATCTTATGGGATCCAAAGGAGAGAACTGGGAGCCATCTTTTCTTTCAAAAGCTGCTGACACTATTAATAAGATCGGAAAGATGGCATCAAAAAGCGGAGTACAAGCATCAATAAAAAATGAATTTTGGAGCCTGGTACGTGGTAACCAATTAGATCGATTTATGGATGAATTAGATTCCCAACATATATTCTACAGTCCAGATTTGGCGCATCTATCTATTGCAAATGAGAATCCTGTGGAAGTGGTAAAAAAATATCATGATAAGCTTAACTTCATTCGTTTTAGCGATACTAGATTTGTGGATTTAGAAGATAACTACAAGAAACCAAACCCTGAAATACCTAAGGTTGGAGCACAAAGAGTCTTTTGTGATTTAGGTGATGGAAAGGTTGACTTACAGGGAGTATATCATGCATTAACTGATACTAGTTACGATGGATGGGTCATCTGTGAATCTAAGAAAACATTAAATGTTTATAAGGCGT
- a CDS encoding helix-turn-helix transcriptional regulator, which produces MAKKLKALLDNREEVWVLNDNALGDILIIGLTNTNKDKMKFILSDTFHYFSESSIVSFAYEKTYETIEALIDSLPIIREGLYTHLKVGKSQLIDVYAGVQENDQNTKYFLEVINNKLRILIYKRKWNLLKDEIQSIFSFWKKGEISCVALEQNLKTVLRIVGEYAQSINSIEISSIEKKLQEIIYLADSYDEIQDVFLSILSECKYNNESEQIGKSSKQIFNDIKIYLERNLYKPITLTKLTDTFNISKTQLCSLFRENMNQSFVEYFTLLRMNKAKALITEYPDLLLKEVAEMVGYPDHFYFSKIFKHHVGVPPSTYKETTLYQ; this is translated from the coding sequence GTGGCAAAAAAGCTAAAAGCTTTATTAGATAATAGGGAAGAAGTGTGGGTTCTGAATGATAATGCCTTAGGGGATATTCTTATTATAGGATTAACTAATACAAATAAGGATAAAATGAAATTCATATTATCAGATACTTTTCATTATTTTTCAGAGAGTTCTATTGTATCATTTGCCTACGAGAAGACATATGAAACAATAGAAGCATTAATTGATTCTTTGCCTATTATTCGTGAAGGATTATATACACATTTAAAAGTTGGGAAATCACAATTAATAGATGTTTATGCAGGAGTACAAGAAAATGATCAAAATACTAAATATTTTTTAGAAGTAATAAATAACAAGCTAAGAATATTAATCTACAAACGAAAATGGAATCTTTTAAAAGATGAAATTCAAAGTATATTTTCATTCTGGAAAAAAGGAGAAATATCTTGTGTAGCATTAGAGCAGAACTTAAAAACAGTTTTAAGGATTGTAGGTGAGTATGCTCAGTCTATCAATTCAATTGAAATTTCATCAATCGAAAAAAAGTTACAAGAAATTATATATTTAGCAGACTCTTACGATGAAATACAAGATGTATTTTTAAGTATCCTATCAGAGTGTAAATATAACAATGAATCAGAACAAATTGGCAAAAGCTCAAAACAAATATTTAACGATATAAAAATATATCTAGAAAGAAATTTATATAAACCTATTACATTAACAAAATTAACGGATACTTTTAATATTTCAAAGACACAACTATGTAGTCTATTTCGTGAAAATATGAATCAATCTTTTGTTGAGTATTTTACTTTGTTGAGAATGAATAAAGCTAAAGCTTTAATAACAGAATATCCAGATTTGCTATTAAAAGAGGTAGCAGAAATGGTCGGTTATCCAGATCACTTTTACTTTAGTAAGATCTTTAAACATCATGTAGGTGTTCCCCCAAGTACTTATAAAGAGACGACCTTATATCAATAA
- a CDS encoding response regulator, giving the protein MKILLVDDEPFFIEELKLTIEHFFAKFEVFPYEINYVFSAEDALDIIPKKKPDCIFTDINMPSMNGVQLSKKFNPIGHLLKLSLLAAFLLLIQQKKQYKLVLLIS; this is encoded by the coding sequence GTGAAGATACTTTTAGTTGATGATGAGCCATTTTTTATAGAAGAATTAAAATTAACTATCGAACATTTTTTCGCAAAATTCGAAGTATTTCCTTATGAGATTAATTATGTATTTAGCGCTGAAGATGCGTTAGATATTATTCCTAAAAAGAAACCAGATTGTATATTTACTGATATCAATATGCCAAGTATGAACGGGGTCCAATTATCAAAAAAATTCAATCCCATTGGCCATTTATTAAAATTATCATTGTTAGCGGCTTTCCTTCTTTTGATTCAGCAAAAAAAGCAATACAAGCTGGTGTTGTTGATTTCTTAA
- a CDS encoding LacI family DNA-binding transcriptional regulator, whose translation MVTVVDVAKKAGVSVATVSRVLNSNYMVTKEKREKVLKAIQELGYVPKTTIRNEQNNEKKVIVVVAAVIIHEVIAGIQDLGEQLGYEVIISYHASQTQHLHSWSFLPKEQLGGVIILTMFFNTQELIELSETVPLVQCTQYTSIPNTYAVTVDDEVAAYRAVNHLVETGKKNIAFIGLGVEDGDGNFSLNFSRDRYIGYRRALEENQVTYNSNLVKHGDYSYETGVHLANELLKSGAPIDGVFCVTDNLAVACINTFQEAGYRIPEDIGICGFDNQEISEMTNPKLTTIDQPFYEIGYESMRMLESMIKGEISTGRRILIDHKLIKRGSTVNEK comes from the coding sequence GTGGTTACAGTAGTAGATGTAGCAAAAAAAGCGGGTGTATCTGTTGCGACAGTTTCCCGTGTGTTGAACAGTAATTATATGGTAACAAAAGAAAAAAGAGAAAAAGTATTAAAAGCAATTCAAGAGTTAGGATATGTCCCAAAAACAACTATAAGAAATGAACAAAATAATGAAAAAAAAGTCATTGTTGTAGTGGCAGCAGTCATTATTCATGAAGTAATTGCTGGAATACAAGATTTAGGTGAACAACTTGGATATGAAGTGATTATCAGCTATCATGCAAGTCAAACTCAGCATTTACATTCTTGGAGTTTCTTACCAAAAGAGCAATTAGGTGGAGTCATTATCTTGACAATGTTTTTTAATACCCAGGAATTAATAGAATTAAGTGAGACTGTTCCACTTGTACAATGTACTCAGTATACATCTATTCCAAATACATATGCAGTGACTGTAGATGATGAGGTAGCTGCTTATCGTGCAGTAAATCACTTGGTTGAAACGGGAAAAAAGAATATTGCATTTATTGGCCTTGGTGTAGAGGATGGCGATGGTAACTTTTCACTTAACTTCTCAAGAGACCGTTATATAGGATACCGTAGAGCACTGGAGGAGAATCAGGTCACCTATAATTCTAACTTAGTTAAGCACGGCGACTATAGTTATGAAACTGGAGTACATCTTGCAAATGAGTTATTAAAATCTGGTGCTCCAATCGATGGAGTCTTTTGTGTAACAGACAATTTAGCTGTTGCTTGTATTAATACATTTCAAGAGGCTGGATACCGAATTCCAGAGGATATTGGAATATGTGGCTTTGATAATCAAGAAATTTCCGAAATGACTAATCCAAAGTTAACGACAATAGATCAGCCATTTTATGAGATTGGTTATGAATCTATGAGAATGCTTGAATCAATGATTAAAGGGGAAATTTCTACTGGAAGAAGAATATTAATTGATCATAAGTTAATTAAACGTGGGTCAACAGTTAATGAGAAATAG